A genomic stretch from Hymenobacter psoromatis includes:
- a CDS encoding xanthine dehydrogenase — MNHLDPQRHVRGESQYLDDVPAQQGTLYAAVYESPLAHGVLNSLDLSAAKKAPGVVRIFTAADIPGRNQIGGIVPDEPLLAEGHMHFRGQPVALVLARTEAQAHAALKLIRADIEPLPILTDPRRAAARGELIVPPRTFRIGDSAGAFVGCAHVFEGVAASGGQEHLYIETQGAYAFPTELGGVKIISSTQGPTAVQRHCAVVLGVGMHQIEVDVTRLGGGFGGKEDQATPWACLAALGAFLVKKPVKLVLDRMADMRMTGKRHPYSSDFKIGLSKELKIIAYEVTYYQNAGAAADLSPAVLERTLFHTTNAYFIPNVTATANSCRTNLLPNTAFRGFGGPQGMFVIESAITKAAEELGVTPAEIQRRNLLREGDLFPYRQPAELCHAAQAWDTAAELFDLAGQRAAVVRFNQENQLFKKGLAVMPICFGISFTKTFMNQTRALVHIYTDGSVGISTGAVEMGQGVNTKIAQVAARTLGISIHRIKIETTNTTRVANTSPSAASATADLNGKATELACQALRERLLRHASTEFTVDYEGITIENEQVLAAGIPAETTWEKLVSSAFVRRVALTENAHYATPGVHFDASTESGHPFAYHVYGTALTTATVDCLRGTYTIDGVQIAHDFGQSFSPAIDRGQVEGGVVQGIGWMTLEEVSYNDEGRLLSNSLNSYKIPDLYSVPQVFDVHFLDTPGHPNAILRSKAVGEPPLMYGIGAYFALRAAVRAFRPSLSLPLVAPMTPERVLGGLYPAFVAAPAVSK; from the coding sequence ATGAACCACCTTGACCCCCAGCGCCACGTGCGCGGCGAATCGCAATACCTCGACGATGTGCCGGCGCAGCAGGGCACGCTCTACGCGGCCGTGTACGAGTCGCCGCTGGCCCACGGCGTGCTTAATAGCCTGGATTTGAGCGCTGCTAAAAAAGCGCCCGGCGTGGTGCGCATCTTCACCGCCGCCGACATTCCCGGCCGCAACCAGATTGGCGGCATCGTGCCCGATGAGCCGCTGCTGGCCGAGGGCCACATGCATTTTCGGGGGCAGCCGGTGGCGCTGGTGCTGGCCCGCACCGAGGCCCAGGCGCACGCGGCGCTCAAGCTCATTAGGGCCGATATTGAGCCGCTGCCCATCCTCACTGACCCGCGCCGGGCCGCCGCGCGGGGCGAGCTGATTGTGCCGCCGCGCACGTTTCGCATCGGCGACTCGGCCGGCGCGTTCGTGGGCTGCGCGCACGTGTTTGAGGGGGTAGCGGCGAGCGGCGGGCAGGAGCATTTGTACATTGAAACCCAGGGCGCTTATGCTTTTCCAACCGAGCTGGGCGGGGTAAAAATCATCTCCTCGACCCAGGGGCCGACGGCCGTGCAGCGCCACTGCGCCGTGGTGCTGGGGGTAGGGATGCACCAGATTGAGGTGGACGTGACGCGCCTCGGCGGCGGCTTTGGCGGTAAGGAAGACCAGGCCACGCCCTGGGCCTGCCTGGCCGCGCTGGGCGCTTTTCTGGTCAAAAAACCGGTGAAGCTCGTGCTCGACCGCATGGCCGACATGCGCATGACCGGCAAGCGCCACCCGTACTCGTCCGACTTCAAAATCGGGCTGAGCAAAGAGCTGAAAATCATCGCTTATGAGGTGACTTATTACCAGAATGCCGGCGCGGCGGCCGACCTCTCGCCGGCCGTACTGGAGCGCACGCTGTTCCACACCACCAACGCGTATTTTATCCCGAATGTGACGGCCACGGCCAACTCCTGCCGTACCAACCTGCTGCCCAACACGGCCTTTCGCGGCTTTGGCGGGCCGCAGGGCATGTTCGTCATCGAGTCGGCCATTACCAAAGCAGCTGAGGAACTGGGGGTAACACCGGCCGAGATTCAGCGGCGCAATTTGCTGCGCGAGGGCGACTTGTTTCCCTACCGCCAGCCGGCCGAACTGTGCCATGCTGCGCAAGCCTGGGACACGGCCGCCGAGCTGTTTGACCTGGCCGGGCAGCGGGCCGCAGTAGTCAGATTCAACCAAGAGAATCAGCTTTTTAAGAAAGGCCTGGCGGTAATGCCCATCTGCTTCGGCATCTCGTTTACCAAGACGTTTATGAACCAGACGCGGGCGCTGGTGCACATCTACACCGACGGCTCGGTAGGTATCAGCACCGGCGCGGTGGAGATGGGCCAAGGCGTGAACACCAAAATCGCGCAGGTGGCGGCCCGCACGCTGGGCATCTCGATTCATCGCATCAAAATCGAAACCACCAACACCACGCGCGTCGCCAACACCTCGCCCAGCGCTGCCAGCGCCACCGCCGACCTCAACGGCAAGGCCACCGAGCTGGCCTGCCAGGCTCTGCGCGAACGCCTGCTGCGCCACGCCAGCACCGAATTTACGGTTGATTACGAAGGTATTACCATCGAAAACGAGCAGGTGCTGGCCGCCGGCATTCCGGCCGAAACCACCTGGGAAAAGCTGGTGAGCAGCGCCTTCGTGCGGCGCGTGGCGCTCACCGAAAATGCCCATTACGCTACCCCCGGCGTGCATTTCGATGCCAGCACCGAAAGCGGCCACCCCTTCGCCTACCACGTGTATGGCACGGCCCTGACCACCGCCACCGTCGATTGCCTGCGCGGCACCTACACCATTGATGGCGTGCAGATTGCCCACGATTTTGGCCAGAGCTTCAGCCCCGCCATCGACCGCGGCCAAGTGGAGGGCGGCGTGGTGCAGGGCATCGGCTGGATGACCTTGGAAGAAGTGAGCTACAACGACGAAGGTCGCCTGCTCAGCAATTCGCTGAATAGCTACAAGATACCCGACCTGTATTCGGTGCCGCAGGTGTTCGACGTGCACTTCCTCGACACGCCCGGCCACCCCAACGCCATCCTGCGCTCCAAAGCCGTGGGCGAGCCGCCGCTCATGTACGGCATTGGTGCCTACTTCGCCCTGCGCGCCGCCGTGCGGGCTTTCCGCCCCAGCCTTTCCCTACCCCTCGTGGCACCCATGACGCCCGAGCGGGTGCTCGGCGGGCTATACCCGGCGTTTGTGGCAGCGCCGGCCGTCAGCAAGTAG
- a CDS encoding mechanosensitive ion channel protein MscS: MDFSIAWQQINHIGREFMALLPNLVFGFVIFVAFLFAARGVRSLVERLTQHRQDSQSLRVLLSRLAYVATLIMGILVTVTIIVPSFTPASLVSALGIGGVAIGFAFKDIFQNFLAGVLLLLTEPFKINDQIQYKDYEGTVESIQTRATTIMTYDGRRVVIPNAELFINAVTVNTAYEKRRLQYDVGIGYGDDIANARKLILEAMHEVKGVMADPAPEALVVALAGSTVNIRARWWINPPRRADFMEAQDQVLEAIKNKLVANGVDLPFPTQQILLHDQTEETDGNRKTQREGWSAGKGDVPKSRQELRRAEAQKALEAENAKAEADHAAPAPAPSPAPTPAPTQPDKAAAPAA; the protein is encoded by the coding sequence ATGGATTTTTCAATAGCCTGGCAGCAAATCAACCACATAGGCCGCGAGTTTATGGCGCTGCTGCCCAACCTGGTTTTTGGTTTTGTTATCTTCGTGGCCTTCCTGTTCGCCGCCCGCGGGGTGCGCTCGCTGGTGGAGCGCCTGACCCAGCACCGCCAGGACAGCCAGAGCCTGCGGGTGCTGCTGAGCCGTCTGGCCTACGTGGCCACGCTCATCATGGGTATTCTGGTCACGGTTACCATCATCGTGCCCAGCTTCACGCCGGCCAGCCTGGTGAGCGCGCTCGGAATTGGCGGCGTGGCCATCGGCTTCGCGTTCAAGGATATTTTTCAGAACTTCCTGGCCGGCGTGCTGCTGCTGCTCACGGAGCCGTTCAAGATTAACGACCAGATACAGTATAAAGACTACGAAGGCACCGTGGAATCTATTCAGACCCGCGCCACGACCATCATGACCTACGATGGCCGCCGGGTAGTTATTCCGAACGCGGAGCTGTTTATCAATGCCGTAACCGTGAACACGGCCTACGAAAAGCGCCGCTTGCAGTACGATGTCGGCATCGGCTACGGCGACGATATCGCCAACGCCCGCAAGCTGATACTCGAAGCCATGCACGAGGTGAAGGGCGTGATGGCCGACCCCGCCCCGGAGGCCCTGGTGGTGGCCCTGGCCGGCAGCACAGTCAACATCCGCGCCCGCTGGTGGATAAACCCGCCGCGCCGCGCCGACTTCATGGAAGCCCAGGACCAGGTGCTCGAAGCCATCAAAAACAAGCTCGTCGCCAACGGCGTGGACCTGCCCTTCCCGACCCAGCAAATCCTGCTGCACGACCAAACCGAGGAAACCGACGGCAACCGCAAAACCCAGCGCGAAGGCTGGTCCGCCGGCAAAGGCGACGTGCCCAAGTCGCGCCAGGAGTTGCGCCGGGCCGAGGCGCAGAAAGCCCTTGAAGCGGAGAACGCCAAAGCGGAGGCCGACCACGCCGCGCCTGCCCCTGCGCCTAGCCCTGCTCCTACGCCTGCCCCCACCCAGCCCGACAAGGCCGCCGCGCCGGCCGCCTAG
- a CDS encoding phosphoenolpyruvate kinase: MKLSLQDSDKTALLDQLGEANLAFQKTYPGDRPDRQPVHTVYGGANLFKADTCGRMGEIALRNLQTYAPNFVELARVLSLAGHEHLPTLSTDIHNLTDYLDKLPADQRRQEPAWLAYTVYNKLVQKLKTEAVEDFRIDFEDGFGNRPDAEEDATAVQAAQEVAKGMAATTLSPFIGIRIKPFTEDLKARGVRTLDIFLSTLLEATGGALPPNFVIMLPKVTIPEQMTTMVRLLELLEKANNLAPGILKMETMVEATQIIMDDEGRNPLLRIVRASEGRCIAAHFGTYDYTASAGITARYQTMAHPVCDFAHHMTKVALGGTGIWLSDGATNVMPIGPHRGDDLSFAQLRENQEAVHSGWRQAYHHTTHSLINGFYQGWDLNPAQLPMRYAATYNFFLSAYESAVHRLKTFVDRAAISTLTGDIFDDAATGQGLLNFFLRALNCGAISEEDIVPTGLTIEEIETRSFYRILQGRRKA; the protein is encoded by the coding sequence ATGAAACTCAGCCTTCAGGACTCCGATAAAACCGCTTTGCTCGACCAGCTCGGCGAGGCCAATCTAGCGTTCCAAAAAACCTACCCCGGCGACCGGCCCGACCGCCAGCCCGTGCACACCGTCTATGGCGGGGCCAACCTTTTTAAGGCCGATACCTGCGGGCGAATGGGCGAAATCGCGCTGCGCAACCTGCAGACCTACGCGCCCAACTTCGTGGAGTTGGCGCGGGTGCTGAGCCTGGCCGGCCACGAACACCTGCCTACCCTCTCAACCGACATCCACAACCTCACCGACTACCTCGACAAGCTGCCCGCCGACCAGCGCCGCCAGGAGCCCGCCTGGCTGGCCTACACCGTGTATAACAAGCTAGTGCAGAAGCTCAAAACCGAGGCCGTGGAAGATTTTCGCATCGATTTTGAGGATGGCTTCGGCAACCGGCCCGATGCCGAGGAAGACGCCACCGCCGTGCAGGCCGCCCAGGAAGTGGCCAAAGGCATGGCTGCTACTACCTTATCGCCCTTCATCGGCATCCGCATCAAGCCCTTCACCGAAGACCTGAAGGCGCGCGGCGTGCGCACCCTCGACATCTTCCTGAGCACCCTGCTCGAAGCCACTGGCGGTGCCCTACCCCCCAACTTCGTCATCATGCTGCCCAAGGTGACGATACCCGAGCAGATGACCACGATGGTGCGCCTGCTGGAGCTGCTGGAAAAGGCTAACAACCTGGCACCCGGCATCTTGAAAATGGAAACGATGGTGGAAGCCACCCAGATTATTATGGACGACGAGGGGCGCAACCCGCTCCTGCGCATCGTTCGGGCCAGCGAGGGGCGCTGCATCGCGGCGCACTTTGGCACGTATGACTACACGGCTTCGGCCGGCATCACGGCCCGGTACCAGACGATGGCGCACCCGGTGTGCGACTTTGCCCACCACATGACCAAGGTAGCGCTGGGCGGCACCGGCATTTGGCTGAGCGACGGGGCCACCAACGTGATGCCCATTGGTCCGCACCGAGGCGATGACCTGAGCTTTGCGCAGCTGCGCGAAAACCAGGAGGCCGTGCATAGCGGCTGGCGCCAGGCCTACCACCACACCACACACTCGCTCATCAACGGCTTTTACCAGGGCTGGGACCTGAACCCCGCGCAGCTGCCCATGCGCTACGCGGCCACCTACAATTTCTTCCTCAGCGCCTACGAAAGCGCCGTGCACCGCCTCAAAACCTTCGTGGACCGGGCCGCGATTTCGACCCTCACCGGCGACATTTTCGACGATGCCGCCACTGGTCAGGGCTTGCTCAATTTTTTCCTGCGCGCGCTGAACTGCGGGGCCATTTCGGAAGAAGACATCGTGCCCACCGGCCTCACGATTGAGGAAATCGAGACGCGCTCCTTTTACCGCATCCTGCAAGGCCGCCGTAAAGCGTAG
- a CDS encoding hydroxyisourate hydrolase: MSQLTTHILDTTKGRPAAGVTIALFEPAGGDWREIARGATNADGRIPDLLPKAKILAPGMYKLKFFTQEYFERDGLIHFYPFVEICFTVADAAHYHVPLLLNPFGYSTYRGS, encoded by the coding sequence ATGAGCCAACTTACCACCCACATTCTCGACACGACCAAGGGCCGGCCGGCGGCGGGCGTCACCATCGCGCTATTTGAGCCGGCCGGCGGCGACTGGCGCGAAATCGCGCGCGGCGCTACCAATGCCGATGGCCGCATTCCGGATTTACTGCCCAAGGCTAAAATCCTGGCTCCGGGCATGTATAAGCTCAAATTTTTCACCCAGGAATATTTTGAGCGCGACGGGCTAATCCATTTTTACCCCTTCGTGGAAATCTGCTTCACCGTGGCCGATGCGGCGCATTACCACGTGCCGCTGCTGCTTAACCCCTTCGGCTACAGCACCTACCGCGGCTCGTGA
- a CDS encoding cupin encodes MQLGSTTRSVTRRNHAIIAPDGYINSNVPGWTGGTVNVLINEQMGARLCQMLVTLTEAGQLTGRTEASQLFFYVVQGQVQATIGDDSRILTVGKFVYVPVGQSYVFKNPTANTQILTFHKVYEPLAGHAVPGVHWGEKDDSKAPIYMNDEALRIQELLPNELGFDMAVNIFTYQPGGNLPMVETHIMEHGLLYLQGQAIYMLDQQWYPVQKGDSIWMAPFCQQWAASIGKEPSVYIYYKNVNRFPTVV; translated from the coding sequence ATGCAACTAGGCTCGACCACCCGCTCCGTTACCCGGCGCAACCACGCCATTATCGCGCCCGATGGCTACATCAATAGCAACGTGCCCGGCTGGACGGGCGGCACCGTCAACGTCCTCATTAATGAGCAGATGGGCGCGCGGCTTTGCCAGATGCTCGTGACACTCACCGAGGCCGGGCAGCTGACGGGCCGCACCGAGGCCAGCCAGCTTTTCTTCTACGTGGTGCAGGGCCAGGTGCAGGCCACCATCGGCGACGATAGCCGGATTCTGACGGTGGGCAAGTTCGTGTACGTGCCCGTGGGGCAGTCCTACGTTTTCAAAAACCCCACAGCTAACACGCAGATTCTCACCTTCCACAAAGTGTATGAGCCGCTGGCGGGCCACGCCGTGCCGGGTGTGCATTGGGGCGAAAAGGACGATAGCAAAGCGCCCATTTACATGAACGACGAGGCACTGCGCATCCAGGAATTACTGCCCAATGAGCTGGGTTTCGATATGGCCGTCAACATTTTCACTTACCAGCCCGGCGGCAACCTGCCGATGGTCGAGACGCACATCATGGAGCACGGCCTGCTCTATTTGCAGGGCCAGGCCATCTATATGCTTGACCAGCAGTGGTACCCGGTGCAGAAGGGCGACTCCATCTGGATGGCGCCGTTCTGCCAGCAGTGGGCCGCTTCGATTGGCAAGGAGCCGTCGGTGTATATCTACTATAAGAATGTGAACCGGTTTCCGACGGTGGTGTAG
- a CDS encoding Zn-dependent hydrolase, giving the protein MPDYSTRTAHILSRIHELAAISEDATGATLTRRFGTPAFLKGRDLVQSWFEAAGLETRLDGIGNLRGRLRSQRPGAKTFVLASHIDTVVNAGKYDGPLGVLMGLNLVESIIQQGLDLPFHLELIAFSDEEGVRFHTTYLGSKVVTGAFDPALLQRTDADGITLAQAIAEIGGNAATLAADALPPAEWLGYFELHIEQGPVLWESGVPVALVTAIAGQQRVELTWLGMAGHAGTVPMAMRQDALAAAAEFVLATEAFALAHGRGLVATVGQLRLVHAASNIIPGQVIHSLDLRSPDADQLAAAYADLQGQAEALAARRGVGLTWQLVQATAPVRCDRELNRLLGQAIAAGGHQVVGLVSGAGHDAVPASAVAPATMAFIRCYKGISHNPLENVEAADVAAALAVAERFLLEVKDAHS; this is encoded by the coding sequence ATGCCCGACTATTCCACCCGCACCGCCCACATTCTCAGCCGTATCCACGAGCTGGCCGCCATCAGCGAAGATGCCACGGGCGCGACCTTGACGCGCCGGTTTGGCACGCCGGCTTTTCTAAAGGGCCGCGATTTGGTGCAGAGTTGGTTTGAGGCCGCCGGCCTCGAAACCCGCCTCGATGGCATCGGCAACCTGCGCGGGCGGCTGCGCAGCCAGCGGCCGGGGGCTAAGACGTTCGTGCTGGCCTCGCACATCGACACGGTGGTGAACGCCGGCAAATACGACGGGCCGCTGGGCGTGCTGATGGGATTGAATTTGGTGGAAAGCATTATTCAGCAAGGGCTTGACTTACCGTTTCATCTGGAATTAATTGCTTTCAGCGACGAGGAAGGCGTGCGTTTTCACACCACCTACCTGGGTAGCAAAGTGGTGACGGGTGCCTTTGACCCAGCGCTGTTGCAGCGCACCGATGCCGATGGCATTACCCTGGCCCAGGCCATTGCTGAGATAGGCGGCAACGCCGCTACGCTCGCTGCCGACGCTCTACCCCCCGCCGAGTGGCTCGGCTACTTCGAGCTGCACATCGAGCAGGGGCCGGTGCTGTGGGAAAGCGGCGTGCCGGTGGCGCTGGTCACGGCCATCGCTGGGCAGCAGCGCGTGGAGCTGACCTGGCTGGGCATGGCCGGCCACGCCGGCACCGTGCCGATGGCCATGCGCCAGGATGCGCTGGCCGCCGCCGCCGAGTTTGTGCTGGCCACCGAAGCCTTTGCGCTGGCCCACGGCCGGGGGCTGGTAGCCACGGTGGGCCAGCTGCGCCTGGTGCACGCGGCCAGCAATATCATCCCCGGCCAGGTCATCCACAGCCTCGACCTGCGCAGCCCCGACGCCGACCAGCTCGCGGCGGCCTACGCCGACTTGCAGGGCCAGGCCGAAGCCTTGGCCGCCCGGCGGGGGGTAGGGCTGACCTGGCAGCTGGTGCAAGCCACCGCGCCCGTGCGGTGCGACCGCGAGCTGAACCGTCTGCTGGGCCAGGCCATCGCGGCCGGCGGCCACCAAGTGGTGGGCCTGGTGAGCGGCGCGGGCCACGACGCGGTGCCCGCATCGGCCGTGGCACCGGCCACGATGGCGTTTATTCGCTGCTACAAAGGCATCAGCCACAACCCGTTGGAGAATGTGGAAGCGGCCGACGTGGCGGCGGCGCTGGCAGTGGCCGAGCGATTTTTATTGGAAGTAAAAGACGCGCATAGTTAA